Sequence from the Echinimonas agarilytica genome:
GCGCCTGAGAGCTTAGCTCCTTGAATAACATTGAGTCCTACACCGCCACAACCGATGACGCAGGCAGATGTTCCCGCTTGTAGCTTGGCGGCATTCACAACCGATCCCCAACCCGTCATCACACCACAGCCTACAATCGATGCGGAGGCGAAGGGCACATCATGATCCATTTTCACCACGGCTTCTTGTTTCACCACGGTATACTCACTCATGGTGCCTAAATGAAACGAACGCTCCATCGGCGATCGCTCTTCGTGGCAAGCATCTGGATGGGCATGGCCCTCTAGATCGCATCCGCATACAGGGCTGTTGTTCTCACAGATATGCAGGTTACCTTCGTGACATTGAAAACAATTTCCGCATGGAATAGCCCAATTCAAAATGACATGATCACCCACAGCAACGTTGGTGACCTGATCACCAACGGCGGTGACAATGCCTGCACCTTCGTGACCCACTACAAACTCTTTGTTCCACGTTTGAATTGAGTCCCAATCAGTATGGCAAATACCAGAGGCTTTAATTTTGACCTGAACTTCACCAGCATTTGGTTGGCCAATGTCCAAGGTTGTTAGGCGATATTGGCCTTGTCCGTTGGACACAATTGCGCGAGATTTCAACATGAGTCTTTTCCAAATAGGGCGTTGGGGGTTATGAACGAGTTACATTGGAACACGGAATAAAAAGGAGATCTGACAGGAAAGAGTAAAAATGTGTTAGATATTTGACATTTATAAGGGGTTTTTGTGCAAATTTGAGCTAGTTCTCCGTATGTAATGTTAATATCATGCGGTACAGTTGTTTTGAGCTAGAGCAATTTTCATGAACAAATTTGAAGTTTATTGTGAGCCTTTTTGTATTCGTGAAGGGGTTCAGTTTGAAATACACCAAGTCAGTTACGATGAAAATGCAGATTACTCATGCTTTATGCATTTTCATGAAGTGCATGAAATTATTGTTTTTGACCACATAGAAGGTTCTTACTTTTATGGTCAGGGCACATCGGCTTTAGAGGATGATGATGTGGTGTTTACGCCCAGTCTTGAAACGCATGATTTTGAGCTTTCAGACAAAGCCAAGTCTTGGTCTATCATTCAGTTTTTGCCCGAATTTTTAACACAACCCGGCTTAGAAAAAGAAGCTGCCTTCCTACGCCAAGGAATGCACTTACGATTAAAAGGTGAACATCTCACTTTTTTAAAACAACAAGTGTCTTGGCTGCAATACAGCTATTTACAAAATCCGTTGAGTAATCAGAGTTTAACGCTATTGAAATTATTGATAATTTGGCTCGTGGAACATGCCATTCCCGTCACGCCACCTCATACTCAGCCTATCCATTTATCAAAGAGTTACGTCAAGTTAGAGGCTGTTATTAATCTTTTTCGGCACAGTGCTCATGTGGATATGTCGCTGGTTGAAGCCGCAGAGCTTTGTCATATTTCTACATCATATTTTTCGCGCTTATTTAAAAGCGTATTCCGGTGTAACTTTTCGGAATATACCATTCGTCACAAGCTATACAGTGCAGCACGCATGTTGAGCCAAGAGAAAGCCTCAATTACTGAAATAAGTTACGAGCTTAACTTCTCCAACCCGTCACATTTTATCGCGTTATTTAAGAAGCAATTTGGAATTACGCCGAAGAAATATCGTACTCAAATGCAGCAGAGAATTGATTCATAATAGAATTATATACCTAACCTATGTTGCTGCTGAATTAAAAATTCAATGAGTCGTTGGACTTTCAGCTGCCTAAATTTGGGCTTAGGATAGACAATGTTAATGGGGAGCTTGGCGCTATGCCAATGCTCTAATACATTCACTAATCTGCCTTTGCGAATGTCGGTTTCTACGTAGTAACCTGGAAGCCGAGCAACCCCTTTTCCACTGAGCGCAGCGGCACGTTGCACATGTCCGTTGGGGCAAATAAACTTTCCTTTGACCGTGATTTCTGCGCGCTGTTGATTTGGCCCATTAAATGCCCATCGTACAACAGAGCCATGAATGACTTGGTGTTGATTCAGTTGTTTTGGGTGGTCGATTGTACCGTGCTGCTCAATATAACTGGGTGATGCACATAAGTAGCTATTCACATGCGCTAGTGGCCGAGCGACAAGAGAGGAATCGCCTAACATGCCCATGCGAATGGCTAGATCATACTGCTCTGCAATAATGTCAACGTGATGGCTGGCAAAATCTAGGTGTACGTCAATGTGTGGGTGAAGCTCGGAGAATTGAAGTATTAACGGTGCCAGCAATTCCTCTCCAAATTTTCCTCCGACTGAGTTAATACGCAAACGCCCAGACAAGTGCTGGCTGCTTTCTACGGCTAAAAGCTGCGCCTGATGTAGCATTTCAATTGCTCTACTTGCGTGTTGGTAAAAGCGCTCACCGGCATCGGTGAGTTGCATTGAACGTGTTGTGCGCTCAATTAAACGAACCCCCATTGTTTGTTCAAGGCGGGCGATGATTTGAGAGACTCGGGGGCGTGATATGGATAAGCGTTCAGCAGCTTCGGTAAAACTTTTAACCTCTGCCACCACAATAAACTCTGAGATTCCGTTGATATTAAATTGATTCATTTAGCTTACCAATGATGTAAATTAATGGCTAATTATAACCAATGTCAGCTGCCCTATACTATGCGTGCATCATAACTTTAGGTCACCTCGGGCGTTGCTTTATCGCCTTGTTAACTAACAACCAGTGAAGGGCAGGTATGAACTATCGAATTTTGGGTAAGACGGGCTTTAAAGTTTCGGAAATAGGACTGGGTTGCTGGCAATTGGGGGGTGATTTTGGACCTGTCGCCGAGCATACAGCTTCAGATATTTTGGCTGCAGCTTCAGACGCTGGCATTA
This genomic interval carries:
- a CDS encoding Zn-dependent alcohol dehydrogenase, whose product is MLKSRAIVSNGQGQYRLTTLDIGQPNAGEVQVKIKASGICHTDWDSIQTWNKEFVVGHEGAGIVTAVGDQVTNVAVGDHVILNWAIPCGNCFQCHEGNLHICENNSPVCGCDLEGHAHPDACHEERSPMERSFHLGTMSEYTVVKQEAVVKMDHDVPFASASIVGCGVMTGWGSVVNAAKLQAGTSACVIGCGGVGLNVIQGAKLSGAAMIIAIDISQERLDQAMKFGATHGIIAETDDVDFQRVAAKVKALTGKRGADYAFECTAIPALGSAPLALIRSAGTAVQVSGIEQRIDFNCELFEWDKKYINPLYGMCNPERDFPRILSLYKNGSLKLDELVTKTYTLETMEQGFDDLLNGRIAKGVVLFTD
- a CDS encoding helix-turn-helix transcriptional regulator encodes the protein MNKFEVYCEPFCIREGVQFEIHQVSYDENADYSCFMHFHEVHEIIVFDHIEGSYFYGQGTSALEDDDVVFTPSLETHDFELSDKAKSWSIIQFLPEFLTQPGLEKEAAFLRQGMHLRLKGEHLTFLKQQVSWLQYSYLQNPLSNQSLTLLKLLIIWLVEHAIPVTPPHTQPIHLSKSYVKLEAVINLFRHSAHVDMSLVEAAELCHISTSYFSRLFKSVFRCNFSEYTIRHKLYSAARMLSQEKASITEISYELNFSNPSHFIALFKKQFGITPKKYRTQMQQRIDS
- a CDS encoding LysR family transcriptional regulator; translated protein: MNQFNINGISEFIVVAEVKSFTEAAERLSISRPRVSQIIARLEQTMGVRLIERTTRSMQLTDAGERFYQHASRAIEMLHQAQLLAVESSQHLSGRLRINSVGGKFGEELLAPLILQFSELHPHIDVHLDFASHHVDIIAEQYDLAIRMGMLGDSSLVARPLAHVNSYLCASPSYIEQHGTIDHPKQLNQHQVIHGSVVRWAFNGPNQQRAEITVKGKFICPNGHVQRAAALSGKGVARLPGYYVETDIRKGRLVNVLEHWHSAKLPINIVYPKPKFRQLKVQRLIEFLIQQQHRLGI